A section of the Lathamus discolor isolate bLatDis1 chromosome 6, bLatDis1.hap1, whole genome shotgun sequence genome encodes:
- the LOC136017143 gene encoding olfactory receptor 9G19 has protein sequence MEESNHGSVTSFILLGLTTDSKLQLLLFMVFTLAYITTLMSNITLMLVICRSSRLHTPMYFFIGNLSFLDLCYSSVYTPKLLLNCISEDKSISFAGCAAQFFVSGGLACTESYLLAAMAYDRYVAISNPLLYAAAMSKKLCIGLVATSYLSGFASSTLITSCTFTLSFCGSNVNDDFFCDLLPLVKLSCDVTDSYQSLLYFILTFNIILPSALILMSYVSILVVILRMCSTEGQRKAFSTSATHLTTITLYYGSILFIYTRPSSSYVLERDKVVPVLYMVVTPMLNPFIYSLRNQEVKEALQTLLKRQTAS, from the coding sequence ATGGAAGAGAGCAACCACGGTTCAGTCACCAGCTTTATCCTCCTGGGGCTCACCACTGACtcaaagctgcagcttctcttgTTCATGGTGTTCACCTTAGCCTACATCACAACCCTCATGAGCAACATCACCCTCATGCTGGTGATATGCCGTAGCTCACGCCTCCATACCCCAATGTACTTCTTCATTGGCAACTTGTCCTTCCTGGACCTCTGCTATTCCTCCGTCTACACCCCCAAGCTCCTTCTGAACTGCATCTCTGAGGACAAGAGCATCTCCTTTGCTGGGTGTGCTGCTCAGTTCTTTGTCTCTGGTGGCTTGGCCTGCACCGAGAGCTACCTGCTGGCAGCAATGGCCTATGACAGGTACGTGGCCATCTCCAACCCACTGCTCTATGCTGCTGCCATGTCCAAGAAGCTCTGCATAGGGCTGGTGGCCACCTCCTACCTCAGTGGGTTTGCCAGCTCTACCCTCATTACCAGCTGCACGTTCACCCTCAGCTTCTGTGGCTCCAATGTCAATGATGACTTCTTCTGCGACCTGCTCCCACTGGTGAAGCTCTCCTGTGATGTGACAGACAGCTACCAGTCCCTCCTCTACTTCATCCTGACCTTCAACATCATCCTCCCCTCCGCACTCATCCTTATGTCCTACGTCTCCATCCTGGTTGTGATCCTGAGGATGTGCTCGACCGAGGGCCAGCGCAAAGCCTTCTCCACCTCTGCCACCcacctcaccaccatcaccctTTACTATGGCTCCATCCTCTTCATTTACACTCGGCCCAGCTCCTCCTATGTCCTGGAGAGGGACAAGGTGGTCCCTGTGCTTTACATGGTGGTGACTCCCATGCTGAACCCCTTCatctacagcctgaggaacCAGGAGGTGAAGGAggcactgcagacactgctgAAGAGACAGACAGCTTCCTAA
- the LOC136017810 gene encoding olfactory receptor 5G3-like: protein MAQSNCTQVTEFSLAGFTEDPVTQGNLFLLFLLTYLVTIVGNLGIIILIRASPHLHSPMYYLLGNLAFVDFCFSTIVTPKMLVDLMSEKKIIAYAGCVAQVFLFQLFGITEYFLLAAMAYDRYMAICHPLLYPLVMSPKCCFQLVTGSYLMGLTNGVGQTISMSTLSFCSSSTIDLFFCDISPLISLSTSNTTLSRIILTTAASLFGVSSSLVVLLSYMAIIATILSINSAEGKRKAFSTCTSHLTTVSISYGASFFTYLHPSSRGADKWAVVLYTVVTPMLNPLIYSLRNKEVKEAFRRLLKIK from the coding sequence ATGGCACAAAGCAATTGCACCCAAGTGACCGAGTTCAGCCTGGCGGGCTTCACAGAGGACCCGGTGACTCAGGGCAACTtgttcctgctcttcctgctcacCTACCTTGTCACCATCGTGGGCAACCTGGGCATCATCATCTTAATCAGGGCCAGCCCCCACCTCCACTCCCCCATGTATTATTTGCTGGGCAACCTGGCCTTTGTAGACTTCTGTTTCTCCACCATCGTCACCCCCAAGATGCTGGTTGACTTGATGTCAGAGAAGAAGATCATTGCTTATGCTGGGTGTGTGGCTCAGGTCTTCCTCTTTCAACTTTTTGGGATAACTGAATACTTCCTGCTGGCTGCAATGGCCTATGACCGTTACATGGCCATTTGCCATCCCCTGCTCTACCCCCTTGTCATGTCCCCAaagtgctgtttccagctggtGACTGGCTCGTACCTCATGGGGCTGACCAATGGCGTGGGACAGACCATCAGCATGTCCAccctgtccttctgcagctccagcaccatcGACCTCTTCTTCTGTGACATTTCCCCTCTCATCTCGCTCTCCACCTCCAACACCACCCTCAGCCGCATCATCCTGaccactgcagcatctctctttGGTGTGTCCAGCAGCCTGGTTGTCCTGCTCTCCTACATGGCCATCATCGCCACCATCCTCAGCATCAATTCAGCTGAGGGCAAGCGCAAAGCCTTCTCCACCTGCACCTCCCACCTCACCACTGTCAGCATCTCCTATGGGGCATCCTTTTTCACATACTTACATCCCAGCTCAAGAGGAGCAGATAAATGGGCTGTGGTGCTCTACACTGTGGTGACTCCCATGCTGAACCCCTTGATCTACAGCCTGAGGAATAAGGAGGTGAAAGAGGCCTTTAGGAGACTATTGAAAATTAAGTGA